In the Hylaeus volcanicus isolate JK05 chromosome 1, UHH_iyHylVolc1.0_haploid, whole genome shotgun sequence genome, one interval contains:
- the LOC128884526 gene encoding uncharacterized protein LOC128884526, with amino-acid sequence MTVELPTEKKLRLRSEIRKFRVNQEYKIRDFAKLVGTLVSYCPAVKYGMVYTKAYKRAKYLALRENNDDYEGLIAITRDVMDELEWWRATDHLYDKQILLRVDNTTAISYINRMGGVQFEKLNRLSKNLWKWCEQRNLWIFASYIPPEMNYEADTESRKLESNTEFKLSRGAFEKLSALYGRPDIDLFASRECVKILEEPYPDCRSLVRMSFEMKEVPKDSMKILLASLSDSSWKQYDSALRKSWSFCQTRKISPYSNSVPDVLTFLTEAFEKGGSQGTLNSYRSAISLLVGPELAQDFRLKRFFKAMSRLRASRPKYSSTWDPKMVLDYLVTLLPNEKMNLRDLSLKLIILLALTTGHRMQTFSLIKLENIQRESNAIEINIPAHIKISSKNRNQPVLVFPFYSANVIVCVASAMECYTRTVSIRGLVSSLFVSFKKPFGAVGAQSLSRWIKEVLGKSGLDTDIFTAYSTRHASTSAAKRKGLDLDTLRRTGDWTVNSQTFAKFYDLPLLNPTDSFANTILND; translated from the exons ATGACAGTTGAATTACCGACGGAAAAGAAACTTCGGCTCAGAAGCGAAATCAGAAAGTTCAGAGTAAATCAAGAATATAAGATTAGAGATTTCGCTAAACTTGTGGGCACTTTAGTTTCGTACTGTCCAGCGGTAAAGTACGGTATGGTTTATACCAAGGCATACAAGAGGGCTAAATATCTCGCACTTCGTGAGAATAATGATGATTATGAGGGTCTTATAGCTATCACTCGAGATGTTATGGATGAACTTGAGTGGTGGAGGGCGACTG ATCATTTATACGATAAACAGATTTTGCTCCGAGTTGATAATACGACCGCGATTTCCTACATAAACAGAATGGGCGGCGTTCAgttcgaaaaattgaatagattGTCTAAAAACTTATGGAAATGGTGCGAGCAGAGAAATTTGTGGATTTTTGCGTCGTACATTCCACCCGAAATGAATTACGAAGCTGATACAGAATCGCGAAAATTAGAGTCTAACACCGAGTTCAAGCTGTCGCGTGGAGCCTTCGAGAAATTAAGCGCATTGTATGGTAGACCAGACATCGATCTATTTGCGAGCCGA GAATGCGTCAAAATTTTGGAAGAACCTTACCCTGATTGCAGGAGTCTTGTCCGGATGAGCTTCGAGATGAAGGAGGTTCCAAaagattcaatgaaaatattgttggcATCGCTCAGCGACTCATCATGGAAACAATATGATTCCGCTTTGAGGAAATCGTGGTCTTTTTGCCAAACGAGAAAAATCAGCCCGTACTCAAATTCTGTTCCAGATGTTTTAACTTTTCTGACAGAAGCATTTGAAAAGGGAGGTTCTCAGGGCACATTGAATTCCTATAGATCCGCTATTTCGTTGCTCGTAGGGCCAGAGCTAGCTCAGGATTTTAGGTTAAAAAGGTTTTTCAAGGCGATGAGTAGATTGAGGGCGTCGAGGCCTAAGTATAGTTCAACTTGGGATCCGAAGATGGTCTTAGATTATTTAGTTACGTTGCTGccaaatgagaaaatgaacttgAGAGACTTGTCGTTAAAACTTATCATCTTACTCGCTCTTACTACGGGCCATCGAATGCAAACCTTTTCgctaataaaattagaaaatattcagcGTGAAAGTAAtgcaatagaaataaatattcctgcacatataaaaatatcgagcAAAAACAGGAATCAACCCGTATTGGTGTTCCCTTTTTATTCAGCAAACGTCATAGTTTGTGTTGCTTCGGCTATGGAGTGTTATACGAGGACCGTGAGTATTCGAGGGTTAGTAAGTTCGCTGTTCGTGTCATTTAAAAAACCGTTTGGGGCTGTTGGAGCTCAATCACTTAGCCGTTGGATCAAGGAAGTTCTGGGTAAAAGCGGGTTAGACACAGATATTTTCACCGCTTATTCCACGAGACACGCGTCGACTTCGGCTGCGAAGAGAAAGGGACTTGATTTAGATACTTTAAGACGAACGGGGGATTGGACTGTCAACTCACAAACTTTTGCCAAATTTTATGATTTACCGTTATTGAATCCTACTGATTCTTTTGCTAACACgatattaaatgattaa